TCCGTCACAGCAGATGATTCGCTCGCCGGGGCGAAAGCGCATTACCCGGGCAATATGGCGCGCGTCTTCGCCGACTACCGTAACACAATTGTCCCCAAATTGTCCGGAAGCCACAAAATAGCGCTGCATCGTTTGGCCATCCTTTCCTAGCCCCATGCTCCAAAAAGCTTTAATATCAGTTTTACCATTCCCTGGTACAGATCAATCTGCAGCGAAAACAGCGGATCGATGGTTATTCTGCGCAAAGGCGGGATGAACACCAGCAAAAGAAAGATAAATACGCCCCAATGTTCGATTTGTGAAAGCCTAGCCCGCGTTTGCTGCGGCACAATGTCTGCGATGATGCGATAGCCGTCCAGCGGCGGCACGGGAATTAAGTTGAAAATGAACAAAATCAGATTCAAACTGATCAATATATTGAATTGCACGTGAATCGCTTCGTTCACCCGCGACGTTTCCGGATTAAAACCGAAGGAAAGCAGCACGTACCACAGCAAAAGGGCGACAAAGGCCAAGAGCAAATTGCTTAGCGGCCCGGCCGCGGAAACAATGATCCCCATCAATCTGGGGTATTTGAACTTGGAGCGCATGACCGGCACCGGTTTTGCCCAGCCGAATCCGGCGATAAAAATTAGAATCGTGCCGAACACATCCAGGTGCCTGCGCGGATTCAGGGTGACCCTGCCTTGATTTTTCGCGGTATCGTCGCCGAATTTCCAGGCAAACCAGGCATGGGAACATTCATGAACCGAAAACGCGGCAGCCAACGCCAAAAACACAAAAGGAAATACGTCGAGCGGAAAAGCAAATAAATCGTCCAAATTCAAACCGTTCACCCGCCTATTGTTTGCGCGCCGAAAGCGCGACCCATTCGCCTTCCGCCATGCGGCGGACGATGCGCAATCCGGCGTCCGCCAACGCCTGCGCGACTTCGTTTTCTTTCCGTTCAATGATGCCGGAAGCGATCAATACGCCGCCATCGGCAAGCGCCCGCGCCGCATCGGCGGCAAATGAGATGATGATGCCGGCAAGCAAATTGGCCACAATAATGTCCGCCGGCGCAAAATCGCTCGGA
The sequence above is a segment of the Bacilli bacterium genome. Coding sequences within it:
- a CDS encoding RNA methyltransferase PUA domain-containing protein — protein: MGLGKDGQTMQRYFVASGQFGDNCVTVVGEDARHIARVMRFRPGERIICCDG
- a CDS encoding site-2 protease family protein, which translates into the protein MNLDDLFAFPLDVFPFVFLALAAAFSVHECSHAWFAWKFGDDTAKNQGRVTLNPRRHLDVFGTILIFIAGFGWAKPVPVMRSKFKYPRLMGIIVSAAGPLSNLLLAFVALLLWYVLLSFGFNPETSRVNEAIHVQFNILISLNLILFIFNLIPVPPLDGYRIIADIVPQQTRARLSQIEHWGVFIFLLLVFIPPLRRITIDPLFSLQIDLYQGMVKLILKLFGAWG